The following are encoded together in the Halopseudomonas salegens genome:
- the dapD gene encoding 2,3,4,5-tetrahydropyridine-2,6-dicarboxylate N-succinyltransferase — protein MSECFSLAIGVGTQNNAGNWLEVYYPQPLLNPDEKLVKIIADQLNYSGGNQALDLAASQCAALSQALKTAGFAESAELVAQLADSQRPLVVTVLATDEAPTSTPEAYLKLQLLSHRLVKPHGVVLAGIFPLLPNIAWTNQGAIDINELPQRQLSARLKGDALVVYSVDKFPKLTDYVVPSGVRIADTSRVRLGAYVGEGTTVMHEGFINFNAGTDGTSMIEGRISAGVFVGKGSDLGGGCSTMGTLSGGGNIVISVGEGCLIGANAGIGIPLGDRCTVEAGLYITAGIKIALLDDSDKLVEVVKARDLANQSDLLFRRNSQTGAIECKTNKSAIQLNEMLHAHN, from the coding sequence ATGAGTGAATGTTTCAGCCTGGCCATTGGTGTCGGCACCCAGAACAACGCCGGAAACTGGCTTGAAGTCTACTATCCGCAACCGCTGTTGAACCCGGACGAAAAGCTGGTCAAGATCATCGCTGATCAGCTGAACTACAGTGGCGGCAATCAGGCCCTGGATCTCGCGGCCAGTCAGTGTGCCGCCCTGAGCCAGGCGCTCAAGACAGCCGGCTTTGCAGAGAGCGCTGAGCTGGTCGCGCAACTGGCTGACAGTCAGCGCCCGCTGGTTGTGACCGTACTGGCCACTGATGAAGCGCCGACCTCAACCCCAGAGGCCTACCTGAAGTTGCAGCTGCTGTCGCATCGCCTGGTCAAGCCGCATGGCGTGGTGCTGGCTGGCATCTTTCCCTTGCTGCCGAATATTGCCTGGACCAACCAGGGCGCCATCGATATCAACGAATTGCCCCAGCGTCAATTGAGCGCCCGTCTCAAGGGTGACGCTCTGGTGGTATACAGCGTCGACAAATTCCCCAAGCTGACCGATTACGTCGTGCCCAGCGGCGTGCGTATTGCCGATACCTCACGGGTACGTCTTGGTGCTTACGTCGGCGAAGGTACCACTGTCATGCACGAAGGCTTTATCAACTTCAATGCCGGCACTGACGGCACCAGCATGATCGAAGGGCGCATTTCGGCTGGCGTCTTCGTCGGCAAGGGCTCGGATCTGGGTGGTGGTTGCTCGACCATGGGCACCCTGTCCGGTGGCGGCAATATCGTGATTTCGGTCGGCGAAGGCTGCCTGATCGGTGCCAATGCCGGTATCGGCATCCCGCTGGGTGACCGTTGCACCGTAGAGGCGGGTCTGTACATCACCGCCGGCATCAAGATCGCCCTGCTCGATGACAGCGACAAACTGGTGGAAGTGGTCAAGGCCCGCGATCTGGCCAATCAGAGCGACCTGTTGTTCCGCCGTAACTCGCAGACCG
- a CDS encoding phosphatidate cytidylyltransferase: MLKQRIITGVILAPVAVAGVVFLQGLWFALFIGLVVTLGAWEWARLSGESGQKGRIIYAVAVAILMVGLYRDSWALPWLMLPAVTWWLFAAGLVLRYPASKPLMQGQLLCQLYGLLVLLPAWYGLVWLHGQPHGLRLILVLVVMVWAADIGAYFAGKGFGKRKLMPAVSPGKTLEGLLGGVVLTELLVLALLLTLSWELQAIVLAMLGTLLVVLFSVLGDLSESLFKREQGVKDSSNLLPGHGGVLDRIDSLTAAIPVFALGWWLIGSLLG, encoded by the coding sequence ATGCTCAAGCAACGCATCATCACCGGGGTAATCCTCGCACCCGTCGCAGTCGCTGGAGTGGTTTTTCTCCAGGGTCTCTGGTTTGCCCTGTTCATTGGTCTGGTGGTCACTCTGGGTGCCTGGGAGTGGGCCCGGCTGTCTGGTGAGAGCGGCCAGAAAGGCAGAATAATCTATGCGGTGGCGGTGGCTATCCTGATGGTCGGCCTGTATCGGGATAGCTGGGCCTTGCCCTGGCTTATGCTGCCGGCAGTGACCTGGTGGCTGTTCGCAGCCGGCCTGGTGCTTCGCTATCCGGCATCAAAGCCTTTGATGCAAGGGCAGCTGCTGTGTCAGCTCTATGGTCTGCTGGTGCTGCTGCCGGCCTGGTACGGCCTGGTCTGGTTGCATGGCCAGCCGCATGGGCTGCGGCTGATTCTGGTGCTGGTGGTCATGGTCTGGGCCGCCGATATCGGTGCCTACTTTGCCGGCAAGGGTTTTGGCAAACGCAAGCTGATGCCTGCAGTCAGTCCCGGCAAGACACTTGAGGGTTTGCTGGGGGGGGTGGTGCTGACGGAGTTGCTGGTTCTGGCGCTGCTGTTGACCCTGAGCTGGGAGCTGCAGGCAATTGTACTGGCCATGCTGGGCACCTTGCTGGTTGTGCTGTTTTCCGTATTGGGTGACTTGAGCGAAAGCCTGTTCAAGCGTGAGCAAGGTGTCAAGGACAGCAGTAACCTGTTGCCCGGGCACGGTGGCGTGCTGGATCGGATCGACAGTCTGACGGCGGCGATTCCGGTGTTTGCCCTTGGCTGGTGGCTGATCGGGAGTCTACTCGGGTGA
- the frr gene encoding ribosome recycling factor, with translation MINDIKKDAQERMKKSIESLEHAFNKIRTGRAHPSILDSVMVSYYGSDTPLRQVANVNVEDSRTLALTVFDKSMIQAVEKAIMTSDLGLNPATAGTTIRVPMPALTEETRKGYTKQARSEAENARVAIRNIRRDALSTLKDLQKEKEISEDEEHRAADEIQKLTDKYVAEVDKALVTKEADLMSV, from the coding sequence ATGATCAACGATATCAAGAAAGACGCGCAGGAGCGCATGAAAAAATCCATTGAATCCCTGGAGCATGCCTTCAACAAGATTCGCACGGGTCGCGCCCACCCCAGCATCCTTGACAGCGTGATGGTGTCCTATTACGGGTCTGACACGCCCTTGCGCCAGGTCGCCAATGTCAATGTCGAAGACTCTCGTACACTGGCCTTGACCGTGTTCGACAAAAGCATGATCCAGGCTGTGGAAAAGGCCATCATGACCTCGGACCTGGGGCTCAATCCGGCGACTGCAGGGACAACCATTCGCGTGCCCATGCCGGCGCTGACCGAAGAAACCCGCAAAGGCTATACCAAGCAGGCGCGAAGCGAAGCGGAAAATGCCCGCGTGGCGATCCGCAATATCCGTCGTGATGCCTTGAGTACACTGAAAGACTTGCAAAAAGAAAAGGAAATCAGCGAAGACGAAGAACACCGCGCCGCTGACGAGATTCAGAAGCTGACTGACAAGTATGTCGCTGAAGTCGATAAGGCGCTGGTCACCAAGGAAGCGGACCTGATGTCTGTCTGA
- the dapC gene encoding succinyldiaminopimelate transaminase, with product MNHDLQRLQPYPFEKLRALIADITPNPELRPISLSIGEPKHPSPPFVLEALASNLDQAAVYPTTAGIPELRQSIADWLTQRFALPADSLDPAQHIIPVNGTREALFSFTQALIERDSQGLVVSPNPFYQIYEGAAFLAGVEPHYLACDASNGFIPDFDQVPASIWQRCQLLFICTPGNPTGAVIPQDTLQQLIRLADDYDFVIASDECYSEIYRPGQPAPIGLLQACAAMGRHDYARCVVFHSLSKRSNLPGLRSGFVAGDATLLKPYLQYRTYHGCAMPVQTQRASIAAWQDESHVETNRALYQSKFDAVLDILGDVMDVQRPDAGFYLWPQTPMDDDSFCRRLLAEENVAVVPGRYLSRDLDGYNPGAGRVRMALVAPLDDCIEAAQRIRRLIGRL from the coding sequence ATGAACCATGATTTGCAGCGCCTGCAGCCCTATCCCTTTGAAAAGCTGCGCGCCCTGATTGCCGATATCACGCCCAATCCCGAACTGCGTCCGATTTCGCTGTCGATCGGAGAACCCAAGCATCCGTCACCGCCCTTTGTGCTCGAAGCACTGGCAAGCAATCTCGATCAGGCCGCCGTCTATCCGACCACCGCCGGCATCCCGGAGCTGCGTCAGAGCATCGCTGACTGGCTGACACAACGCTTCGCCCTGCCCGCCGACAGCCTGGATCCGGCGCAGCACATTATTCCGGTCAACGGTACGCGCGAAGCGCTGTTTTCCTTTACCCAGGCGCTGATCGAACGCGACTCGCAAGGCCTGGTAGTCAGCCCCAACCCCTTCTATCAGATCTATGAAGGGGCAGCCTTTCTGGCCGGGGTCGAACCGCATTACCTGGCCTGCGATGCCAGCAATGGCTTCATTCCCGATTTTGACCAGGTACCGGCGAGTATCTGGCAGCGCTGCCAACTGTTGTTTATCTGTACCCCGGGCAATCCCACCGGCGCGGTTATTCCGCAGGACACCTTGCAGCAGCTGATCCGGCTGGCCGATGACTATGATTTCGTCATCGCGTCGGACGAGTGCTACAGCGAAATCTATCGTCCGGGTCAACCCGCCCCGATTGGTCTGCTGCAGGCCTGTGCCGCCATGGGCCGGCATGACTACGCACGCTGCGTGGTGTTTCACAGCCTGTCCAAGCGCTCCAACCTGCCCGGCTTGCGCTCAGGCTTTGTCGCCGGTGACGCCACTCTGCTGAAACCCTACCTGCAATACCGCACCTATCATGGCTGTGCCATGCCAGTGCAGACTCAGCGCGCCAGCATTGCCGCCTGGCAGGACGAAAGTCATGTCGAGACCAACCGCGCGCTCTACCAGAGCAAGTTTGACGCCGTGCTGGACATTCTCGGCGACGTGATGGATGTGCAACGCCCGGATGCCGGCTTCTACCTCTGGCCGCAAACGCCGATGGATGACGACAGCTTCTGCCGTCGCCTGCTGGCAGAAGAAAACGTCGCCGTGGTACCCGGCCGCTACCTGTCCCGCGACCTGGATGGGTATAATCCGGGCGCCGGCCGTGTGCGTATGGCGCTGGTCGCACCGCTGGATGATTGCATCGAAGCAGCTCAGCGTATCCGCCGTCTTATCGGGAGGCTCTGA
- the uppS gene encoding polyprenyl diphosphate synthase, which yields MKAIATRARPSGVPRHVAIIMDGNNRWARKRLLPGVAGHKAGVDSVRAAIEVCGNAGVEVLTLFAFSSENWARPQEEVSALMELFLSALRREVRKLQENGIRLQIIGERQRFTTDLQQAMAEAEAKTAAGDRMTLVVAANYGGQWDIAQACRRLAEQVSTGNLAVGQIDAQRVGSALSTADWPLPDLCIRTGGERRVSNFMLWQLAYAELYFSDLFWPDFKQDAMQAALADFASRQRRFGKTSEQVAAES from the coding sequence ATGAAGGCTATTGCTACCAGGGCGCGCCCGAGCGGGGTGCCGCGTCATGTTGCCATTATTATGGATGGAAACAATCGCTGGGCGCGCAAGCGTCTGTTGCCCGGTGTGGCCGGGCACAAGGCGGGAGTTGATTCGGTGCGTGCGGCGATTGAGGTCTGTGGCAATGCCGGGGTAGAAGTGCTTACCCTGTTTGCATTTTCCAGTGAGAACTGGGCCCGCCCCCAGGAAGAAGTCAGTGCCTTGATGGAGTTGTTTCTCAGTGCACTGCGTCGGGAGGTTCGCAAACTGCAGGAAAACGGCATCCGTTTGCAGATCATTGGGGAGCGCCAGCGTTTCACGACCGATTTGCAGCAGGCCATGGCGGAAGCCGAGGCCAAGACCGCGGCGGGTGACCGCATGACGTTGGTGGTGGCTGCCAATTATGGCGGTCAATGGGATATCGCTCAGGCCTGCAGGCGCCTGGCAGAGCAGGTGTCGACGGGCAACCTGGCTGTCGGGCAAATCGATGCCCAGCGAGTCGGATCCGCATTGAGTACGGCCGACTGGCCGTTGCCGGATCTGTGCATACGCACGGGTGGCGAGCGTCGAGTCAGCAATTTCATGCTCTGGCAGTTGGCCTACGCCGAGCTGTATTTTTCCGATCTTTTCTGGCCCGACTTCAAGCAGGATGCCATGCAGGCGGCGTTGGCTGATTTCGCGTCACGGCAACGCCGCTTCGGCAAAACCAGCGAACAGGTCGCTGCCGAGTCATAG
- the rpsB gene encoding 30S ribosomal protein S2 has product MTQVNMRDMLKAGAHFGHQTRYWNPKMGKFIFGARNKIHIINLEKTMPMFHEALGFVEKVASGKNKILFVGTKRAASKIIADEATRAGMPYVDHRWLGGMLTNYKTIRQSIKRLRDLEVQSQDGTFTKLTKKEALMRTRDLEKLDRGLGGIKDMGGLPDAMFVIDVEHERIAITEANKLGIPVIGIVDTNSSPDGIDYVIPGNDDAIRAIRLYAAAVADAVLRGKNNGGAGDEFVEESAPAAEASEG; this is encoded by the coding sequence ATGACTCAAGTCAACATGCGCGACATGCTGAAGGCCGGTGCGCACTTCGGCCACCAGACCCGTTACTGGAACCCGAAAATGGGCAAGTTCATTTTCGGTGCTCGCAACAAGATTCACATCATCAACCTGGAAAAAACCATGCCGATGTTCCACGAAGCCCTGGGCTTTGTGGAGAAAGTCGCTTCCGGTAAAAACAAGATCCTGTTTGTTGGCACCAAGCGTGCCGCCAGCAAGATCATTGCCGATGAAGCTACTCGTGCCGGTATGCCCTATGTTGATCACCGCTGGTTGGGCGGCATGCTGACCAACTACAAGACCATCCGCCAGTCCATCAAGCGTCTGCGTGACCTGGAAGTGCAGTCACAGGACGGTACCTTTACCAAGCTGACCAAGAAAGAAGCGCTGATGCGCACCCGTGATCTGGAAAAACTGGATCGTGGTCTGGGCGGTATCAAGGATATGGGCGGTCTGCCCGACGCCATGTTCGTTATCGATGTCGAGCACGAGCGCATCGCTATCACCGAGGCCAACAAGCTGGGTATTCCGGTTATTGGCATCGTTGATACCAACAGCAGCCCGGATGGCATTGATTATGTAATCCCGGGTAACGATGACGCTATCCGCGCCATCCGCCTGTATGCCGCTGCTGTTGCTGACGCGGTGTTGCGTGGCAAGAACAATGGTGGTGCCGGCGATGAGTTCGTCGAAGAAAGCGCCCCGGCTGCAGAAGCCTCGGAAGGCTGA
- the tsf gene encoding translation elongation factor Ts codes for MAQVTAAMVKELRERTGQGMMECKKALVASEGDIEKAIDDMRASGAIKAAKKAGNIAAEGAIAAKVSADGKTGMIIEVNSQTDFLALQDDFKGFVAASLDKAFEAGYTDAAPLIEAQEPAREALVAKTGENVNIRRLTRVEGDVVGAYLHGHRIGVLVTLKGGDEELARDIAMHVAASNPQFLDPSQVSEDAVAKEKEIFMQLNADKIKGKPPEIVEKMVSGRIQKFLAEGSLVEQAFVKDDSLKVGELAKKAGAEIVSFVRYEVGEGIEKAADDFAAEVAAQVAAAKK; via the coding sequence ATGGCACAGGTTACTGCAGCAATGGTCAAGGAACTGCGCGAGCGCACCGGTCAGGGCATGATGGAGTGCAAGAAAGCGTTGGTTGCTTCCGAGGGTGACATCGAGAAAGCAATTGATGACATGCGTGCTTCCGGCGCCATCAAGGCAGCCAAGAAAGCCGGTAATATCGCCGCCGAAGGCGCCATCGCTGCCAAGGTGTCGGCTGATGGCAAAACCGGCATGATCATCGAAGTCAACTCGCAGACTGACTTCCTCGCTCTGCAGGACGATTTCAAAGGCTTCGTCGCCGCTTCACTGGATAAGGCTTTCGAGGCAGGGTACACCGACGCCGCGCCATTGATCGAGGCGCAAGAGCCAGCCCGCGAGGCCCTGGTTGCCAAGACCGGCGAAAACGTCAATATCCGTCGTCTGACGCGCGTTGAAGGTGATGTGGTGGGTGCTTACCTGCATGGCCATCGCATCGGTGTCCTGGTGACCCTGAAAGGCGGTGACGAAGAGTTGGCCCGTGATATTGCCATGCACGTTGCTGCCAGCAATCCGCAATTCCTCGACCCCAGCCAGGTATCGGAAGATGCCGTCGCCAAGGAAAAGGAAATCTTCATGCAGTTGAATGCTGACAAGATCAAGGGCAAGCCACCGGAAATCGTTGAGAAGATGGTCAGCGGCCGGATTCAGAAGTTCCTCGCCGAGGGTAGTCTGGTTGAGCAGGCTTTCGTCAAGGACGATAGCCTCAAAGTCGGTGAGCTGGCGAAAAAAGCCGGTGCTGAAATCGTTTCCTTTGTCCGTTATGAAGTGGGTGAAGGTATCGAGAAAGCGGCTGATGACTTTGCAGCTGAAGTAGCTGCTCAGGTTGCTGCGGCCAAGAAGTAA
- a CDS encoding ArsC family reductase, translating to MITLYGIKACDTMKKARSWLDEKGIDYRFHDYKQAGIDAETLRVWCDEKGWETLLNKRGTTFRKLPDDDKDNIDQAKAIALMQAQPSMIKRPVLDTGSQRLVGFKPEWYAAVFD from the coding sequence ATGATCACCCTGTATGGCATCAAGGCCTGCGATACGATGAAAAAGGCCCGTAGCTGGCTGGACGAAAAAGGGATCGATTACCGGTTTCATGACTACAAGCAGGCCGGCATCGACGCCGAGACGCTACGCGTCTGGTGTGACGAAAAGGGCTGGGAAACCCTGCTCAACAAACGTGGCACCACCTTCCGCAAACTGCCGGATGACGACAAGGACAACATCGACCAGGCCAAGGCCATCGCCCTGATGCAGGCCCAGCCATCGATGATCAAAAGACCGGTGCTGGATACCGGCTCCCAACGACTGGTTGGCTTCAAGCCCGAGTGGTATGCCGCCGTTTTTGACTAA
- the map gene encoding type I methionyl aminopeptidase, whose amino-acid sequence MSVSIKTAEDIAGMRVAGRLAAEVLEMIGEHVKAGITTEELDRICHNYIVDEQGAIPAPLNYGGAPGRMPFPKSICTSLNHVVCHGIPNDKPLKNGDMLNIDVTVIKDGYHGDTSKMFMVGEVPEWAQRLAKVTQECLYKGISVVRPGARLGDIGQIIQDHAHANRFSVVREYCGHGIGKVFHEDPQVVHYGRAGTGMELKEGMTFTIEPMINQGRAETRLLGDGWTAITKDRKLSAQWEHTILVTADGHEILTKRQEETFQ is encoded by the coding sequence ATGAGCGTGAGCATCAAGACTGCGGAAGATATTGCCGGCATGCGCGTAGCTGGCCGGCTGGCCGCCGAAGTGCTGGAGATGATCGGCGAGCATGTCAAGGCCGGCATCACGACGGAAGAACTGGATCGCATTTGTCATAATTATATTGTTGATGAACAAGGTGCTATTCCAGCACCGCTCAACTATGGCGGCGCTCCAGGCCGGATGCCCTTCCCCAAGTCAATTTGCACCTCACTGAATCACGTCGTCTGCCACGGCATACCCAATGACAAGCCGCTGAAGAACGGCGACATGCTGAATATCGACGTCACCGTCATCAAGGACGGCTACCACGGCGACACCAGCAAGATGTTCATGGTCGGCGAGGTACCCGAGTGGGCCCAGCGACTGGCCAAGGTGACGCAGGAATGCCTGTATAAAGGTATTTCTGTTGTGCGCCCCGGGGCGCGCCTGGGCGATATCGGCCAGATAATCCAGGACCACGCGCATGCCAACCGCTTCAGCGTTGTACGCGAATATTGCGGCCACGGCATCGGCAAGGTATTTCATGAAGATCCCCAGGTAGTGCACTACGGCCGCGCAGGCACCGGCATGGAATTGAAAGAAGGCATGACCTTCACCATTGAACCCATGATCAACCAGGGCCGTGCAGAGACGCGATTGCTGGGTGATGGCTGGACGGCCATTACCAAGGATCGCAAGCTGTCGGCCCAATGGGAGCACACCATCCTGGTGACCGCAGATGGCCACGAGATCCTGACCAAGCGCCAGGAAGAAACCTTTCAGTAA
- a CDS encoding [protein-PII] uridylyltransferase has product MDNELFDPSQFQAELALKTSPIAAFKKAIRQADNVLQARFNGGRDIRKLIHERAWFTDHILQQAWRQLSCANDSGIALLAVGGYGRGELHPHSDIDLLILLRDESEPYRDCIEQFLMLLWDIGLEVGQSVRNIAECAEEARADITVITNLMESRTLVGDEVLRQQMIAAISPEHMWSDAEFFRAKRSEQHARHGKFNDTEYNLEPNVKSSPGGLRDIQTIAWVALRHFGTSDLRELVERGFLNEAEYTLLDAGQSFLWQVRFALHTLAGRAEDRLLFDHQRSIAKMLGFEDTDSKMALERFMQRYFRVVMSLSELNDLLMQHFEEMLLRDSEQADIQPLNNRFQVRNHYIEVTHPQVFRRTPFALLEIFLLMAQHPEIRGVRADTIRLLRDNRHLIDDAFRADLRNTSLFVELFRCQQGIHANLRRMNRYGILGRYLPEFGKIVGQMQHDLFHIYTVDAHTLNLIKHLRKLGRPDYQERYPLAWKIFCRLPKPDLLYMAGLYHDIAKGRGGDHSELGAVDAREFSKRHHLPAWDTHLISWLVENHLVMSTTAQRKDISDPQVIHDFALHMGNQVRLDYLYVLTIADINATNPTLWNSWRASLLRQLYTETKRALRRGLDNPPDREEHVRQTQQAALDILVRSGIDEDDAEELWVQLGEDYFLRHTASDVAWHTEAIIQHPDHQGPLVLIKETAQREFEGATQVFIYTPDQHDLFAATVAAMDQLNLSIQDARIITSTSQFSLDTYIVLDADGSSIGDNPERIRQVKQGLSEALSDPDDYPNIIQRRVPRQLKHFAFPPEVTIFNDPAGQHTILELSAPDRPGLLARMGRIFLDFDISIQNAKIVTLGERVDDVFVLTDVDNQALSDPELCQRLQQTIIATLSDSQAGSNTDATQAITF; this is encoded by the coding sequence GTGGATAACGAGTTGTTTGATCCCAGCCAGTTCCAGGCCGAACTGGCACTGAAAACCAGCCCCATCGCGGCATTCAAGAAAGCCATCCGCCAGGCTGACAACGTCTTGCAGGCCCGTTTCAACGGTGGCCGCGATATACGCAAGCTGATCCATGAGCGCGCCTGGTTTACCGACCACATTCTGCAGCAGGCCTGGCGTCAACTCAGCTGTGCCAATGACAGCGGCATCGCCCTGCTGGCTGTTGGGGGTTACGGCCGAGGCGAACTGCACCCGCATTCGGATATCGACTTGCTGATTCTGCTGCGCGATGAATCTGAGCCCTATCGTGACTGCATCGAACAGTTTCTCATGCTGCTGTGGGACATCGGCCTGGAAGTTGGGCAGAGTGTGCGCAATATCGCCGAGTGTGCCGAAGAGGCCCGCGCCGACATCACCGTGATCACCAACCTGATGGAATCGCGCACCCTGGTCGGCGATGAAGTCCTGCGCCAGCAAATGATTGCTGCCATCAGTCCCGAGCATATGTGGAGTGATGCCGAATTTTTCCGCGCCAAGCGCAGCGAGCAGCATGCACGCCATGGCAAGTTCAACGACACTGAATACAATCTGGAACCCAACGTCAAAAGCTCACCCGGGGGCCTGCGCGATATCCAGACCATTGCCTGGGTTGCGCTGCGGCATTTCGGTACCAGCGACCTGCGAGAACTGGTTGAGCGCGGCTTTCTCAACGAAGCCGAATACACACTGCTGGATGCTGGACAGAGCTTTCTCTGGCAGGTTCGTTTTGCCTTGCACACTCTGGCTGGCCGGGCAGAAGACCGCCTCCTGTTTGACCATCAGCGCAGCATTGCGAAGATGCTGGGCTTCGAAGACACTGACAGCAAGATGGCGCTGGAGCGCTTCATGCAGCGCTACTTCCGTGTCGTCATGTCACTCTCCGAGCTGAATGACCTGTTGATGCAACACTTCGAGGAAATGCTGTTGCGTGACTCGGAGCAGGCCGATATCCAGCCACTCAACAACCGCTTCCAGGTGCGCAACCACTATATTGAAGTGACCCATCCTCAGGTATTCCGGCGAACGCCCTTCGCTCTGCTGGAAATTTTCCTGCTGATGGCCCAGCACCCGGAAATTCGCGGGGTGCGTGCAGACACCATTCGCTTATTGCGCGACAACCGCCACCTGATTGACGATGCCTTCCGTGCCGATCTGCGCAATACCAGCCTGTTCGTCGAATTATTCCGTTGCCAGCAAGGCATTCACGCCAATCTGCGCCGCATGAACCGCTACGGTATTCTGGGCCGCTATTTGCCAGAGTTCGGCAAGATTGTTGGCCAGATGCAGCATGATCTCTTCCACATTTATACCGTGGATGCGCACACGCTGAACCTGATCAAGCACCTGCGCAAACTCGGCCGCCCGGATTATCAGGAGCGCTATCCGCTGGCATGGAAAATCTTCTGCCGCCTGCCCAAACCCGACCTGCTGTACATGGCCGGGCTCTATCACGATATCGCCAAAGGCCGGGGAGGAGACCACTCCGAACTGGGTGCCGTGGACGCACGTGAATTCAGCAAGCGCCACCATCTACCCGCCTGGGATACGCACTTGATCAGTTGGCTGGTGGAGAATCACCTGGTGATGTCGACGACTGCCCAACGCAAGGATATTTCCGACCCGCAAGTGATCCATGATTTTGCCCTGCATATGGGCAACCAGGTGCGCCTGGATTACCTCTATGTACTGACCATCGCCGACATCAACGCGACCAACCCGACCCTGTGGAACTCCTGGCGCGCTTCATTGCTTCGCCAGCTATATACCGAAACCAAGCGCGCCCTGCGCCGTGGTCTGGATAACCCACCGGATCGCGAAGAGCATGTTCGTCAGACGCAACAGGCGGCCCTGGATATTCTGGTGCGAAGTGGTATTGATGAGGATGATGCGGAAGAGCTCTGGGTGCAACTGGGCGAAGATTACTTCCTGCGCCACACCGCCAGCGACGTCGCCTGGCATACCGAAGCGATCATCCAGCATCCGGATCACCAGGGTCCCTTAGTGCTGATCAAGGAAACCGCGCAACGTGAATTCGAAGGCGCCACTCAGGTATTTATCTACACTCCGGACCAGCACGACCTGTTTGCTGCCACTGTAGCCGCCATGGATCAGCTCAATCTGAGCATTCAGGATGCGCGCATCATTACCTCGACCAGCCAGTTCAGCCTGGATACCTATATTGTGCTGGATGCCGATGGCAGCTCGATTGGCGACAACCCCGAACGTATCCGCCAGGTCAAACAGGGGTTGAGTGAAGCCCTGTCCGACCCGGATGATTACCCGAACATCATTCAACGCCGGGTACCGCGCCAGCTCAAGCACTTTGCCTTCCCACCCGAGGTCACCATATTCAACGACCCGGCCGGACAACACACCATTCTTGAGCTGAGCGCCCCCGACCGTCCCGGCCTGCTCGCCCGTATGGGTCGCATTTTCCTGGATTTCGACATCAGCATTCAGAATGCCAAGATCGTCACCCTCGGTGAACGCGTGGATGACGTCTTCGTGCTGACCGATGTCGATAACCAGGCGCTATCCGATCCGGAACTCTGCCAACGGCTGCAACAGACGATTATCGCCACCCTGAGTGACAGTCAGGCTGGCAGCAACACTGACGCCACGCAGGCCATCACTTTTTGA
- the pyrH gene encoding UMP kinase: MAQIPSSRQPKYKRILLKLSGEALMGTEAFGIDPKVLDRMSLEIGQLVGIGVQVGLVIGGGNLFRGAALHSAGMDRVTGDHMGMLATVMNALAMRDSLERSNIQTRVMSAITMEGVTEHYDRRKALRYLGGGDVVIFSAGTGNPFFTTDTAACLRAIEVDADVVLKATKVDGVYNADPMKDPDAVRFDRLSYDQVLDLKLEVMDLTAICLIRDHQMPLRVFNMNKPGALLNAVVGSAEGTLIEG, encoded by the coding sequence ATGGCCCAGATACCCAGCAGTCGTCAGCCCAAGTACAAACGGATTTTGCTCAAACTCAGCGGCGAGGCCCTGATGGGCACCGAAGCCTTCGGGATTGATCCCAAAGTACTGGATCGGATGTCACTGGAAATCGGCCAGTTGGTGGGTATCGGCGTCCAGGTTGGCCTGGTGATCGGTGGCGGTAATCTGTTTCGTGGTGCGGCGCTGCATTCGGCCGGTATGGACCGGGTAACCGGTGATCATATGGGTATGTTGGCTACGGTAATGAATGCGCTGGCCATGCGTGACTCGCTGGAACGCTCGAACATACAGACTCGCGTGATGTCTGCCATCACCATGGAAGGGGTCACCGAGCATTATGATCGTCGCAAGGCTCTGCGCTACCTGGGCGGTGGTGACGTGGTAATATTTTCCGCGGGCACGGGCAACCCATTTTTCACGACTGACACGGCCGCCTGCCTGCGAGCGATTGAGGTGGATGCCGACGTCGTCCTGAAAGCGACCAAGGTAGATGGGGTGTATAATGCCGATCCGATGAAAGATCCGGATGCCGTGCGTTTTGATCGCCTGAGCTATGACCAGGTGTTGGACCTCAAGCTGGAAGTCATGGACCTGACTGCCATTTGCCTGATCCGCGACCACCAGATGCCGTTGCGGGTCTTTAACATGAATAAACCCGGTGCACTGCTGAATGCAGTGGTCGGCAGTGCCGAAGGCACATTGATCGAGGGCTGA